The Anopheles coluzzii chromosome 2, AcolN3, whole genome shotgun sequence genome window below encodes:
- the LOC120951544 gene encoding putative nuclease HARBI1, translating to MLPALMVRFNLFESDDESDAYNTGSEAESEESEQIYRESFPYLLEDEWFLKCFHVSRDIFKSLYDGIAPTLLSQYEATVYDRIAATLRYLATGTCTSDRGVGGYKAMPRAEFQAMFPQTLNAIRQLICNQHISLKPRNRDEQWEATSYFRRILGPTPGVAFCAVGTHIPIAEPSEQKHLFYYKYGTYSLNALMIFDHRKRIRYVNASFCGAMHDSHLWNSSGVDSHFAQQHAKGNEKCNLLANSMFPSQPWIIKPKPGIVDPTFNARHERALATADTAVHLLKNRFKCLLGKPPIPYTPPECVAVIDVCCALHNMCLDENLPDIK from the exons ATGCTGCCGGCGCTAATGGTTAGGTTTAATCTGTTCGAAAGTGACGATGAGTCGGACGCTTACAATACCGGCAGCGAAGCCGAATCGGAGGAGAGTGAACAAATATACCGGGAATCATTCCCATACCTTTTGGAAGATGAATG gTTTTTAAAATGCTTTCACGTGTCGCGCGATATCTTCAAGAGCCTGTACGACGGTATAGCGCCGACGCTGCTCAGCCAGTACGAAGCCACGGTGTACGATAGGATCGCAGCGACGCTGCGCTATCTGGCCACCGGCACCTGCACGAGTGACCGTGGTGTTGGCGGATACAAGGCAATGCCACGGGCCGAATTTCAAGCAATGTTTCCGCAAACGCTAAACGCTATCCGTCAGTTGATATGCAACCAGCACATCTCGCTCAAGCCACGGAATAGGGATGAGCAATGGGAAGCGACGAGTTACTTCCGACGCATTTTGGGCCCGACACCCGGTGTGGCGTTCTGTGCTGTCGGGACACACATTCCGATCGCTGAGCCGAGCGAGCAGAAGCATCTGTTCTACTACAAGTACGGGACGTACAGTCTCAATGCATTGATG ATTTTTGATCACAGAAAACGCATACGGTACGTGAATGCAAGCTTTTGTGGCGCGATGCACGATTCGCATCTATGGAACAGTTCGGGCGTGGACAGCCACTTTGCCCAGCAGCACGCAAAGGGAAACGAAAAGTGTAACCTTTTAG CTAATTCTATGTTTCCGTCCCAACCGTGGATCATAAAACCGAAACCTGGCATTGTCGATCCCACGTTTAATGCGCGGCACGAAAGAGCGCTCGCCACCGCCGACACGGCCGTTCATCTGCTAAAGAACCGATTTAAATGTCTATTGGGCAAACCGCCCATCCCGTACACACCGCCCGAGTGTGTTGCAGTAATAGACGTTTGCTGTGCGCTTCACAACATGTGTCTGGACGAAAATTTGCCagatatcaaataa